The Candidatus Dechloromonas phosphoritropha genome includes a region encoding these proteins:
- a CDS encoding aminotransferase class IV — MAVYAPADSQLWRLPWRCRGRRRFAFSEAFPGTGRRTSGNPIDDALRCLPAGSSLFDPVFLNERGEVAEGARSNVFVGRDGTLLTPSLSSSGCLPGVLRAELLAACRTFSENHAKWDLRSEIRRNFQFYNSFERAFAQSTSENLRSGRAFPKSDRLLASGRAREAVPMPDDLESDFWLGNALRGLLSVRLPGPEAPQREGESTAQTAQVEADQCKQGSGHTEIERLCRYVLILYQNRGVVFHLVADGRLKMPGGGLGFDDSLVNFPFQPVLRFLDVACRFGRCQ; from the coding sequence CTGGCAGTCTACGCCCCGGCAGACAGTCAGCTATGGAGGCTTCCTTGGCGATGCCGCGGGCGGCGTCGTTTCGCTTTCTCCGAAGCTTTTCCTGGAACGGGCAGGCGCACGTCTGGTAACCCGATCGATGACGCCCTGCGCTGTCTTCCGGCAGGCTCTTCGCTCTTCGACCCGGTGTTTCTGAATGAACGGGGCGAGGTGGCCGAAGGCGCTCGCAGCAATGTCTTCGTTGGCCGCGACGGAACATTGCTGACACCGTCGCTCTCCAGCAGCGGCTGCCTTCCCGGTGTTCTGCGCGCCGAACTGCTAGCAGCCTGTCGGACTTTCTCGGAAAACCATGCCAAATGGGATTTACGCTCAGAAATTAGGCGGAATTTTCAGTTTTACAACAGTTTCGAACGCGCTTTCGCCCAAAGCACCTCTGAAAATCTCCGTAGCGGTCGTGCATTTCCTAAGTCCGACAGGCTCCTAGCCAGCGGCCGGGCGAGAGAGGCGGTACCGATGCCGGATGACCTGGAATCGGATTTCTGGCTGGGCAACGCCCTGCGTGGCCTGCTCAGTGTCCGCTTGCCCGGCCCGGAAGCGCCTCAAAGGGAAGGGGAATCAACCGCGCAGACGGCGCAGGTAGAGGCCGATCAATGTAAACAGGGCAGCGGCCACACCGAAATAGAACGCCTTTGCCGCTACGTCCTGATACTCTATCAGAATCGGGGTGTCGTCTTCCACCTTGTAGCGGATGGTCGTCTGAAAATGCCAGGAGGAGGCCTTGGCTTCGATGATTCCCTTGTCAACTTTCCATTTCAGCCAGTTCTGCGCTTCCTCGATGTCGCCTGCCGGTTCGGCAGGTGTCAGTGA
- the lptG gene encoding LPS export ABC transporter permease LptG, translated as MFRLRLYQRYLMRETFAAIFLVLAAFLALFSFFNLVNELPSVGKAGYQFGHAVIFVALGLPGLVYELIPIAALIGTLYALSTLARHSEITVLRASGLATRDLLLTLFRVAGLLALLTILVGEVLVPVSERHAQELRARALSRIIAQHGFTTGLWLKDGRNFINVLYATPDARLQSVRIYKFDSANALESVTEAREATFSPPEHWLLHGVVRTILEGDTARVERTETDEWRSGVTPELLSTLMVSPDRMSLVGLSGYLQHLSENRQKTGRYEIAIWKKLVYPLTTFVMVALALPFGYSHSRVGGISLKLFVGVMFGILFYMLNGLFSNLGAINSWPPFASAVAPSAVFLLAAIVMLWWVERR; from the coding sequence ATGTTTCGCCTACGTCTCTATCAGCGTTACCTGATGCGCGAAACATTCGCGGCCATTTTCCTTGTGCTTGCGGCATTCCTCGCGCTCTTCAGTTTCTTTAACCTGGTCAACGAGTTGCCCAGCGTCGGAAAAGCCGGGTATCAATTTGGCCATGCGGTCATTTTCGTGGCCTTGGGCCTTCCGGGGCTGGTTTACGAACTGATTCCCATCGCCGCGCTGATTGGAACTCTTTATGCGCTTTCCACGCTGGCCCGGCATTCTGAAATCACGGTGCTTCGCGCTTCCGGATTGGCGACCCGCGATTTGCTGCTGACCCTGTTCCGGGTCGCCGGACTGCTGGCCTTGCTCACCATACTCGTCGGCGAGGTACTGGTGCCGGTGTCCGAACGTCATGCCCAGGAACTGAGAGCGCGGGCGTTGAGCAGGATTATCGCCCAGCATGGCTTTACGACCGGCCTCTGGCTGAAGGACGGACGAAATTTCATTAATGTTCTTTATGCAACTCCGGATGCGCGCCTGCAATCTGTCCGCATATACAAGTTCGACTCGGCGAACGCGCTCGAGTCGGTCACCGAAGCCCGCGAGGCAACTTTCAGTCCGCCTGAACACTGGCTCTTGCATGGTGTAGTGCGCACGATTCTGGAAGGCGACACGGCACGGGTCGAACGGACCGAGACTGACGAGTGGCGGTCGGGAGTCACACCAGAATTGTTGTCGACACTGATGGTGTCGCCGGACCGGATGTCTCTCGTCGGGCTGTCGGGTTACCTGCAGCATTTGTCGGAGAATCGGCAGAAGACTGGCCGCTATGAGATCGCGATCTGGAAAAAGCTGGTATATCCTTTGACCACCTTCGTGATGGTTGCCTTAGCATTGCCCTTTGGTTACTCGCACAGCAGGGTTGGCGGAATCAGCCTGAAGCTTTTCGTCGGTGTGATGTTCGGCATCCTTTTCTACATGCTGAATGGTCTTTTTTCAAATCTCGGCGCGATCAACTCGTGGCCACCTTTTGCCAGTGCCGTAGCGCCCTCGGCCGTATTTCTGCTGGCAGCCATCGTGATGCTGTGGTGGGTCGAGCGTCGCTGA
- a CDS encoding leucyl aminopeptidase — protein MEFSIKSGSPEKQRSACVVVGIFESRKLTLPAELLDKAAGGYISDVVRRGDMEGKAATTLLLHNVPGTLCDRILLVGLGKEKEFNEKEFLGAIRIAVKTVDATGAFDASFFLTELPVRKRGVAWRVRQTAMIALEATYRFDRFKTKKDEVRRPLRKLTLAVERRNEHGQAERGLAQGIAIAEGMAVAKNLGNLPPNICHPAHVAEQAQAMAREFNLECEVLERADMEKLGMHSLLAVAAGSHQPPKLIVLSYRGATAGTKPVVLVGKGVTFDTGGISLKPAAEMDEMKYDMCGAAGVLGTLQAVARLKLRINLTVIVPATENMPGGGATRPGDIVTSMSGQTVEILNTDAEGRLILCDALTYAERFEPDTVIDVATLTGACVVALGSAASGLFANCDALARELLAAGDEAHDRAWHMPLWDDYQDLLKSPFADMSNIGGRWAGAITAACFLSRFTKKFKWAHLDIAGTAWKSGVDKGATGRPVALLTHYLLHRVGQLN, from the coding sequence GTGGAATTTAGCATAAAAAGTGGCAGTCCGGAGAAACAGAGAAGTGCTTGCGTCGTAGTGGGGATTTTCGAATCAAGAAAGCTTACCCTGCCCGCCGAATTGCTGGACAAGGCCGCCGGCGGCTATATTTCCGACGTCGTCCGGCGGGGCGATATGGAAGGCAAGGCCGCGACCACCCTTTTGCTGCACAATGTACCCGGCACACTCTGCGATCGTATCCTGCTGGTTGGCCTCGGGAAGGAAAAGGAGTTTAACGAAAAGGAATTCCTCGGCGCCATCCGCATCGCCGTCAAGACAGTCGACGCGACCGGCGCTTTCGACGCGTCTTTCTTCCTGACCGAATTGCCCGTCAGGAAAAGGGGGGTCGCCTGGCGCGTACGCCAGACAGCGATGATCGCGCTCGAGGCCACCTACCGTTTCGACAGGTTCAAGACCAAAAAGGACGAGGTGCGCCGCCCATTGCGCAAGCTGACGCTGGCGGTGGAGCGGCGCAACGAGCATGGGCAGGCCGAACGAGGCTTGGCCCAGGGAATTGCGATCGCCGAGGGGATGGCCGTGGCGAAAAATCTTGGCAACCTGCCACCGAACATCTGTCACCCGGCGCATGTGGCCGAGCAGGCCCAGGCAATGGCGCGGGAATTCAACCTGGAATGCGAGGTTCTCGAGCGCGCCGACATGGAGAAGCTCGGCATGCACTCGCTGCTCGCGGTTGCCGCCGGTTCGCACCAGCCGCCCAAGTTGATCGTGCTCAGCTACCGGGGCGCCACGGCTGGTACGAAGCCTGTCGTCCTGGTCGGCAAGGGCGTCACCTTCGACACTGGCGGCATATCGCTCAAGCCGGCGGCCGAAATGGACGAAATGAAGTATGACATGTGTGGCGCCGCTGGTGTGCTGGGTACCCTGCAAGCCGTCGCGCGCCTGAAGTTGCGCATCAACCTGACGGTAATTGTGCCAGCTACCGAAAACATGCCCGGTGGCGGGGCCACCCGCCCGGGAGACATCGTCACCTCGATGTCCGGCCAAACCGTCGAGATACTCAATACCGACGCCGAAGGTCGCCTGATACTCTGCGACGCGCTGACCTACGCCGAACGTTTCGAACCAGACACCGTCATCGACGTCGCGACGCTGACTGGCGCCTGTGTCGTCGCCTTGGGCAGTGCCGCCAGCGGCCTCTTCGCCAACTGCGACGCGCTGGCCCGAGAACTGCTCGCCGCCGGCGACGAGGCGCACGACCGCGCCTGGCACATGCCGCTGTGGGACGACTATCAGGATTTGCTGAAGAGCCCGTTCGCCGACATGAGCAACATCGGTGGCCGCTGGGCCGGGGCCATCACCGCCGCCTGCTTCCTGTCGCGCTTCACCAAGAAGTTCAAGTGGGCGCACCTCGACATCGCCGGCACCGCGTGGAAGTCGGGAGTCGACAAGGGCGCTACCGGGCGACCTGTTGCCCTCCTTACCCACTACCTGCTGCACCGTGTCGGCCAGCTGAATTGA
- a CDS encoding DNA polymerase III subunit chi: MTQVFFYHGASDKIAAACALLGGAYAKNKPVLVYAPDNDVANDVDRMLWTHSALSFVPHCRSGSPLAAETPILITDNLDQLPQDDRLMNLSEVVPPGFSRFHSLIEVVGREETDRGSARDRVKFYKDRGYEVRYFDLGER, translated from the coding sequence TTGACGCAAGTCTTTTTCTACCATGGCGCGTCGGACAAGATTGCCGCAGCCTGTGCGTTGCTTGGCGGCGCCTACGCCAAGAACAAGCCGGTGCTGGTCTACGCTCCCGACAACGACGTCGCCAACGACGTCGACCGCATGCTGTGGACCCACTCCGCGCTGAGTTTTGTGCCGCACTGCCGGAGCGGATCGCCCCTCGCCGCCGAAACACCGATCCTGATCACCGACAATCTTGATCAACTGCCGCAGGATGACCGCCTGATGAATCTCAGTGAGGTCGTCCCGCCTGGTTTCTCCCGCTTCCACAGCCTGATCGAGGTAGTCGGTCGGGAGGAGACAGATCGCGGCAGCGCCCGCGATCGCGTGAAGTTTTACAAGGATCGTGGGTACGAGGTCCGCTATTTCGACCTCGGCGAACGTTAG
- a CDS encoding sulfurtransferase TusA family protein, with product MEIDRDLDVKGLNCPLPILRTKKALAEMETGQVLRVQATDPGSVKDFAAFAKQTGNELLEQKEKNRVFEFYLKRK from the coding sequence ATGGAAATTGATCGCGATCTTGATGTAAAGGGGCTCAACTGCCCGCTTCCCATTCTCCGTACCAAGAAGGCGCTGGCTGAAATGGAAACTGGCCAGGTGCTTCGCGTGCAGGCTACCGACCCCGGTTCGGTCAAGGATTTTGCCGCCTTTGCCAAGCAGACCGGGAATGAGTTGCTGGAACAGAAGGAAAAAAACCGCGTTTTCGAGTTCTACCTCAAGCGCAAATAG
- the lptF gene encoding LPS export ABC transporter permease LptF, whose amino-acid sequence MIFERAARRELAQAASGIGVVLLAILLSTQLIRLLKEAAGGKIAPEAVASLLGFATLNFMPVLLSLTLFVAILLKLSRAYRDSEMVVWFSCGQPLTAWIRPVLRFALPIVLAIAALSGFLSPWAQYNADEYKQRLSARSDVSQVTPGLFREAKRGNRVIFVESLADDASRVGNVFVASMQEGKLGVVMSDTGYQEIAPNGDRFVVLEHGRRYEVEPGTPRFKVMDFERYKVRTEDGEVKPEERSPSRLPLTELVRETSNQARGELLWRIGMPVSAIILALMAIPLSYVNPRAGRSANMLIAILIYAIYNNLMSLSQAWVAQGKLSFSIGVWAVHALMTLPLLLLFYRRIAVSMPWQRRGA is encoded by the coding sequence ATGATATTCGAGCGCGCCGCCCGGCGCGAATTGGCCCAGGCAGCATCCGGCATCGGTGTCGTACTGCTGGCGATCCTCCTCTCAACGCAACTCATCCGCTTGTTGAAAGAGGCCGCCGGTGGAAAGATCGCGCCCGAGGCGGTGGCTTCGCTGCTCGGTTTCGCGACCCTGAATTTCATGCCGGTACTACTCTCCCTGACGCTGTTCGTAGCGATTCTGCTCAAGCTCTCACGCGCTTACCGTGATTCGGAAATGGTGGTCTGGTTTTCCTGCGGCCAGCCGTTGACGGCATGGATTCGCCCGGTACTAAGGTTTGCCTTGCCGATCGTGCTGGCCATTGCCGCACTGTCCGGCTTCCTGTCGCCATGGGCGCAATACAACGCGGATGAATACAAGCAGCGGCTCTCGGCGCGCAGCGACGTCTCGCAGGTGACGCCTGGCCTGTTCCGCGAAGCCAAGCGCGGAAACCGCGTCATCTTCGTCGAGTCGCTGGCAGACGATGCGAGCAGGGTCGGCAATGTCTTTGTCGCGTCCATGCAGGAGGGCAAACTGGGCGTGGTGATGTCGGATACGGGTTATCAGGAAATCGCGCCAAACGGCGATCGCTTCGTGGTTCTGGAACATGGCCGACGTTACGAGGTCGAGCCGGGAACGCCGCGGTTCAAGGTCATGGACTTCGAGCGCTACAAGGTTCGCACGGAGGATGGCGAGGTCAAGCCGGAGGAGCGTTCTCCGAGCCGCCTGCCGCTCACCGAACTGGTGCGCGAGACCAGCAATCAAGCCCGGGGGGAGTTGTTGTGGCGGATCGGAATGCCCGTTTCCGCCATCATCCTCGCGCTGATGGCAATTCCCCTTTCCTATGTGAATCCGCGCGCCGGTCGTTCCGCCAACATGCTGATCGCCATTCTGATCTACGCCATCTACAATAACCTTATGTCACTCAGTCAGGCTTGGGTGGCGCAGGGCAAGCTGTCGTTCTCGATCGGCGTCTGGGCCGTTCATGCCCTGATGACACTCCCGTTGCTGTTGCTGTTCTACAGGCGGATCGCGGTATCGATGCCGTGGCAGAGAAGAGGCGCGTGA
- a CDS encoding valine--tRNA ligase — protein MELAKAFEPADIERRWYPEWEAKNYFAAGVDRNKSDNFCILLPPPNVTGTLHMGHGFNQTLMDALTRYYRMRGHNTLWQPGTDHAGIATQIVVERQLDAQGISRHDLGREKFLEKVWEWKEYSGNTITKQMRRMGTSPDWKRERFTMDAGLNKVVTETFVRLYNEGLIYRGKRLVNWDPKLHTAVSDLEVVQEEEDGFMWHIRYPLADGSDSLVVATTRPETMLGDTAVMVHPEDERYKHLIGKMVKLPLTDREIPIIADSYVDLTFGTGCVKVTPAHDFNDYAVGQRHNLPMISILTLDGKIKSSPIDDFSWGHRVGGLADSELVGKSTTDYIPKKYRGLDRFDARKAIVVDLEEQGLLLKTDKHKLKVPRGDRTGVVIEPMLTDQWFVAMSKPGDDGKSITEKALDVVHSGEIKFYPENWVNTYNQWLNNIQDWCISRQLWWGHQIPAWYGDNGEIFVAHNAEEAKVEATKAGYNGALTRDPDVLDTWYSSALWPFSTLDWTGDTATDAVNPILQQYLPSTVLVTGFDIIFFWVARMVMMTRHITGKIPFKHVYVHGLIRDGEGQKMSKSKGNVLDPIDLIDGIGLEALIEKRTTGLMNPKQAESIAKKTKKEFPDGIAAFGTDALRFTFASLASPGRDIKFDLNRCDGYRNFCNKLWNATRFVLMNVEGHDLALDHQQQPSTGVCVVPTGEPRLKFSFADRWIVSQLQRVEKEVEQHFVDYRFDLLAQAIYKLVWDEFCDWYLEISKVEIQTGNEAQQRGARRTVVRTLEAILRLAHPLIPFITEDLWQTVAPIAGRKTHDSIMLAPYPQADLSRLDEASEAKVERLKALTYACRNLRGEMNVSPAQRMPLLVAGGGEEIAEFAPILQALAKLSEVQIVSDMPADAMAPVAVVGETKLMLKLEIDAAAERERLKKEIDKLEKQIAIARSKLDNESFVARAPTAVVDQEKQRMANFTATLEQIKPQLARLGH, from the coding sequence ATGGAACTCGCCAAAGCCTTCGAACCCGCCGACATCGAACGCCGCTGGTACCCCGAGTGGGAAGCCAAGAATTACTTCGCCGCCGGGGTCGACCGCAACAAATCGGATAATTTCTGCATCCTGCTGCCGCCGCCGAACGTTACCGGCACGCTGCACATGGGCCATGGCTTCAACCAGACGCTGATGGATGCGCTCACCCGCTATTACCGGATGCGCGGCCACAACACGCTGTGGCAACCGGGCACCGACCACGCCGGTATTGCGACGCAGATCGTCGTCGAGCGCCAACTGGATGCGCAGGGCATCTCGCGCCACGATCTCGGCCGCGAAAAGTTCTTGGAAAAAGTCTGGGAATGGAAGGAATACTCCGGCAACACCATCACCAAACAAATGCGCCGCATGGGCACCAGCCCAGACTGGAAGCGCGAACGTTTCACGATGGACGCCGGCCTCAACAAGGTCGTCACCGAAACCTTCGTTCGCCTCTACAACGAAGGCCTGATCTACCGCGGCAAGCGCCTGGTCAACTGGGATCCGAAGCTGCACACCGCCGTCTCCGATCTGGAAGTGGTGCAGGAAGAAGAAGACGGCTTCATGTGGCACATCCGCTATCCGCTGGCCGATGGCAGCGATAGCCTGGTCGTCGCCACAACGCGCCCGGAAACCATGCTTGGCGACACCGCCGTCATGGTGCATCCGGAAGACGAGCGCTACAAGCACCTGATCGGCAAGATGGTAAAACTGCCGCTGACCGATCGCGAAATCCCGATCATTGCGGATTCTTACGTCGATCTCACATTCGGCACCGGTTGCGTCAAGGTCACGCCGGCACATGACTTCAACGACTATGCCGTTGGCCAGCGCCATAACCTGCCGATGATTTCCATCCTGACGCTGGACGGTAAGATCAAATCATCCCCAATCGACGATTTTTCTTGGGGACATCGTGTGGGTGGCTTGGCTGATTCAGAATTGGTTGGCAAAAGCACCACTGACTACATTCCCAAGAAATATCGTGGCCTTGACCGCTTTGACGCCCGCAAGGCCATCGTTGTCGACCTCGAAGAACAAGGCCTCCTACTCAAGACCGACAAGCACAAACTCAAGGTACCGCGCGGCGACCGTACCGGTGTCGTCATCGAACCGATGCTCACTGACCAGTGGTTCGTCGCCATGTCCAAGCCTGGCGATGACGGCAAGTCGATCACCGAAAAAGCGCTCGATGTCGTCCATTCCGGCGAGATCAAGTTCTATCCGGAAAACTGGGTCAATACCTACAACCAGTGGCTAAACAATATCCAGGACTGGTGCATCTCACGCCAGTTGTGGTGGGGCCACCAGATTCCTGCCTGGTACGGTGACAACGGGGAGATTTTTGTCGCCCACAACGCGGAAGAAGCCAAGGTGGAAGCGACCAAGGCCGGTTACAACGGCGCTCTGACCCGCGACCCGGATGTCCTCGACACCTGGTACTCCTCCGCCCTGTGGCCGTTCTCGACGCTGGACTGGACTGGTGATACGGCAACTGACGCGGTCAACCCAATTTTGCAGCAATATTTGCCGTCGACCGTGCTGGTCACCGGTTTCGACATCATCTTCTTCTGGGTCGCCCGTATGGTCATGATGACCAGGCACATCACCGGCAAGATCCCGTTCAAGCACGTCTACGTGCATGGCCTGATCCGCGACGGTGAAGGCCAGAAGATGTCCAAATCGAAAGGCAATGTGCTTGACCCGATCGACCTGATCGACGGCATCGGCCTCGAGGCGCTGATCGAAAAGCGTACGACCGGCCTGATGAACCCGAAGCAAGCCGAGAGCATCGCCAAAAAAACGAAGAAGGAATTCCCGGACGGCATTGCCGCCTTTGGCACCGATGCCCTGCGTTTCACCTTCGCCTCACTTGCCTCGCCAGGCCGCGACATCAAGTTCGACCTCAACCGCTGCGATGGCTACCGCAATTTCTGCAACAAGCTGTGGAACGCCACACGCTTCGTGCTAATGAACGTCGAAGGCCACGACCTGGCGCTCGACCACCAACAGCAACCGAGCACTGGTGTCTGCGTCGTGCCGACCGGGGAACCGCGCCTCAAGTTCAGCTTCGCCGACCGCTGGATCGTCAGCCAGTTGCAACGCGTTGAGAAGGAAGTCGAACAGCATTTCGTCGATTACCGCTTCGACCTGCTCGCCCAAGCCATTTACAAGCTCGTCTGGGACGAGTTCTGCGACTGGTATCTTGAAATTTCCAAGGTCGAGATCCAGACCGGCAACGAGGCGCAACAACGCGGCGCCCGCCGCACCGTGGTGCGCACGCTTGAAGCGATCCTGCGTCTGGCCCACCCGCTGATCCCTTTCATAACTGAAGATCTGTGGCAGACCGTGGCCCCGATCGCCGGGCGCAAGACGCACGACTCGATCATGCTCGCCCCCTATCCGCAGGCCGACCTGAGTCGCCTCGACGAAGCCTCGGAAGCCAAGGTCGAGCGCCTCAAGGCCCTGACCTACGCCTGCCGCAACCTGCGCGGCGAAATGAATGTCTCGCCCGCCCAGCGCATGCCGCTGCTGGTCGCCGGTGGCGGTGAGGAAATTGCCGAGTTCGCGCCGATCCTGCAGGCGCTGGCCAAGCTGTCCGAAGTACAGATTGTCAGCGACATGCCGGCCGACGCGATGGCGCCGGTCGCCGTGGTCGGTGAAACGAAGCTGATGCTCAAGCTTGAAATCGACGCCGCCGCCGAACGCGAGCGCCTGAAAAAGGAAATTGACAAGCTCGAAAAGCAGATCGCCATCGCCCGGAGCAAACTCGACAACGAAAGTTTCGTCGCCCGCGCTCCAACTGCCGTGGTCGATCAGGAAAAGCAGCGCATGGCCAATTTCACGGCGACGCTGGAACAGATCAAACCCCAGCTTGCCCGGCTGGGACACTGA